The Capsicum annuum cultivar UCD-10X-F1 chromosome 3, UCD10Xv1.1, whole genome shotgun sequence genomic sequence CCCGGATATAAATTTGTAATTTCCAATAAAGTTGACacttctttaaatttttaagggtATATTTGGTGTGATAAATAAGAGCAAATAGTTTGGGATAAAATTTTGGtgcttcttcattttttatttggcTGTAAAATtcgaaataacttattttcaaattaaaaattaatattggaATAAGTTATTCCTTCTTTTTAATGGTATAGTagtattgaaataatttattctcgaataaaattattaaattgacAAAATTATCCATCAATCCTTTTGTATAATCACTTTCACATCATACTAGAACTGTTGCATTCTCTAAAACAGGATCCACTAGAACTACACACACTATCatataaaaatggtgaaatataCCTCTCAAGCATTAAATATGGTTCTAAAATATCCATTCTTTcgtatttgatttttaaaatgtcTTTTTATCCACCTACATAACTGTATTTTACCCTTTTCCttaacaatatttaaaaaaaaaaaattatacttttattgaatatgtggtatttttttattgattagtagttaattaataaaagaaaaaaattcctaAACTCAACCCAACTGAAATCGCCAGTAGAACCACCGGAGGTCCTTTTCCGGCATCTCTAtagttaattaattataaaaaaaaaaaaaaatgcctaAGGTTCATCtttattacatgattttgttaaaaataaaaagatccaGACATTTTCTTCTGTTTTTTGATACACGTTTGAGTCTTTGACATGTAGTTAGGATTGTATATAAGGAGACGATTGGAAGGAGGATTAAGGTTGATAATAAGAATGGCACGAATAGCTTCTTCATCGAAAGTCGAAAGAGGACTTTCGGTGGCTATCGGTAAATTCAGTTGGATTGAGTTTaagaattattaattttttattaattaaattttgatcaataaaAAATTGTCGCATATTAATTAAaagtattaattattaaaaaaaaaattgttaaggaGAAGAGTAAAATAGAGACCGTGGATGAAAGAATATTTTAGAGTgtaaaaatagaagaaggatattttcaaaacttaaaagagtGTATTTCACcctttttcatataaaaaaaaaaaaaaagataaaatgtgtTTATGGCCTGTTATAACTATTGATAAAATCTCCACCTTAGCTGCTATATCTTACTAACTAGGATTTAGGATTAGTgaataatcataaataattatGACGCTTTTATAAATCAGCAagttctttctctctctatgtATATAATGTTATTATTTTAAGCCATTGATGTTTAAGATATGCTAATCATAACCAGTAGTTCAATTATGAAAATGTACACCTAAacataattaagctaaataaaatgaaagttttatttttaagaatgaataATTAAAgctctactatatatatatatatatataagttaaattgATGTAGgacattttttaaaagagaaaagacTTTTTTTCCCttctgaacttgtcctccaaactcactttaacacttaaacttgaCTTCCGCTTATTTACccctcttaacatctttaaagtgtatttatttgaCCCTTAAAGCTGACTtagtatttttacaaaaaaaaaaaaggacgcatttatttattataaaattaatttcagtaatattatatttaaaatataataaaaaaattaaaattaaaatggacacttttctcttcttctttcttcttcaaatcatcatcaacaacaacactcaaACCTCTATTAACaacctcaattttttttcactttcctccattaacaacactatccaagaacaacactttcctataatttttttcactttcctccattaacaccccccaagaacaaacatgaaaacactattaaataattttttccattGAACACCATCTCGACCTTCAATCCAACTTCCTCAAAATTTagatgaaaattaaattaaattgatgattttgtttttgaatcacttatcatcaatgaaatttctttttatttttacttttgaatttttttgttaataagaaaatttgaaaaaaatacttttaacttGATGAGAGTATTTTTGTTTGAATAAGAAAGAAGAGGGCGGGGGTGGGGGGCTGGAAGGGTGGGGTAAGAGTGGGGCTGAAAAGGGAGAAAGAAAGGCGGGCGGGGAGGGGGGtagatgaattttttatttaattatatatatatatatatatatataaaaatagtatgtgtatggaaattttttttaatattaatttcttacgtggcaatgacctGGCACTGATATGACACTGATTTGGCAACCCACCCTCCGTTGTGAGAGTAATATTCAGTTTTGAGAGGTGAAACAAacacactttaaagatgttaaggagggtaaataaacagaagttaagtttaagtgctaaagtgagtttggaggacaagttcgggagggggggggggggggggaaaaaaaaaataggacCCATTTGGTCATACATTTTTCAAGtagtttttagaagaagaaaaaatgacaaCTAGTGTTTgatcatataatttgtcattatttgacaaatatttttgacaaataatttaaattctcaaatactagaaaagaattgatatttgagccgaatttcaatttttgaaatctttttaaagtaaaatatatttttcaaatactaTGATCAAACACATCGTGAAACTTCACTCAAAAATGActtaccaaaaatatttaaaaatctatgATCAAACACTAGCTTACTCTTaaaaaatatgtaatgtatattatttttagtgcaacaaattaaatcaaacaattaataaaaaataatactaaaataactaaccAACACCCATCATAACTTTTATTcaaaccaaacgatccctaagtaTTTGGTAACTCGTTAATCTTCACATTCTTACTTTAATTGATGCGTTCATATAAGATGTTGTCATGAACATAATGAGATTGAGCAAGTTatgtcatatattttttataaatggtATGTtagaagttttttatttttatttagatgaaatggatggacccttgtacttgtcTGAGTTTGTAAAGTGGACATTTCTACTTAATCTTTTGTCATCTAAATCCTTAAACGCGCtgaaacataatatttttaactcTTATAATTATTCACTGAGCATATGTGACATTAATAATGCTGAGCTGGAAAAAATATGTATTTGCACACGTTTTAAAGCAAGTGAaatcaatattttatatttaaaatattaaaattttaaaaaactaataataaatttagaagaaagaaaaatgatgtGAGGGAAGTGGAAAAATGGAGTGAGAGAGGTGGAAATCATGTTTTTTTGTGGTTGTGGGTTGGGGGAGGTGGAGATGGTGTGGATGGTGATTGTGGGTTTGGAAAGGTGGGGGAGGtgagaaatatgaattttgttataaaaaataatttttaatttattatatattttttatttaatattgttcattaataattttaaaaagtaattaatgacGTGAATTTGACGTGACATTAATTTATGTGACGTAGATCTGATGTGTAATTTATTTAGGACTAGTGAGCTACACACATGATAAGAAGggtttaaaattttgtattttgatgggttaaggggttcagatgacaaaaaactaagtaaaaatgTCCACTTTACAAACTCAGACAAGTACAAGAGTGCATTAGATCATTTCACCTTTTGTTTACGGTATATACATCTTTAACAATGTTGCTCTCActgttttactcttttttttttgtcgtAGTTTCATTTGACAcaacaattaataataataataataataagttaaacTGATCATATTAAATATATCATAACATTTGTGTATGActatagaaattttaaaaatttgtgatcttaaacatgtgAAGTATTTATTTGGTTATAAAACTTTctcattaagaaaatatagaaatgtgtcattcttttttaaataaacttAGAGTCCGCTTGGATAAGCTGAAAAAAAGCGACTGAAAAAAAGTTCcttaaaagtgcttttgaaagtgctgaacttattttaaaaataagcagttaagtgtttggataaaagtgctgaaattgaaaaaaagttattgatgtgtttggtaaataatgcttttaagcactttttttggttaaaatgactgaaatacccttatagctgttaataatatttagagttgattattattaatttttattgctaaaatgattcaaaataaaattaatatatattttaatatatatatatatatatatattaaaaatatattttcatgaatgactattaatttgtgcgctaaaaataattttttgaaagagtttaaagtgttgaatgtttgtgtttgaaaaatataattatatattaaaagattatttatttcttcatggtTATATTAAGATTTCGTATCAttaagatatatttatttttttcattcaaagCGGGGCTAATCAGCCCATTTATTTAAAAAAGGTAGAAAAGGAGAATTAGTGCTAAGGGTAAAATTGGAATAACTTATAATTGCAAGGGACAGAATGGTAATTTATATAGTcaacttaaaatttcaaaaaaaataagcaCCTAGAGGGCTGCTTCTTGATTTTGGCTTTAAAAAAAAgccaaaatcaacttattttaagCAATTAAATTTTTTGCCAAACATCATTATAAACAAAAAAAGTGCTTATAAGTTGTTTTGACCAACTTATAAGCACATCCAAACACCCTCTTAGACTTATTTGTTTTTGTTAAGATAATTTAGACATTTGaatctaaaatatctttgaataTATATTAAGATGTACATTCAGATTTGGCTTGAGTCATCGCCAGACACCTAAAGTTGTTCCGAAAATTCagttagacccctcaactaaggcctgtacctatcaAATCCATAACCTACCCAAATTTGATCCAATCAGGCCTTTTTTGCCTACATGACACACCGCATGTTTTTCACTCATTTAAGGCACGTGAGGAGtgatttttttactaatttatgaataaaaagtGTCAATTGTCACTGAGGGcctcaaaaaattattaataaacaattttttttaaaaaggttcaACCATCCCCCCCTCCTCATTTGATAccctctcttcatcttcttctcccacccttcttcctcattcttttttttttcttaaacttattaGTATAGGTAATTATATTTTGTTCCTTTATACTTTCAGGAAATTAAACGTAGGTGTTGTATTGTTTAAATGAATTTTCATCTTATTCAAGATTTTGGCATAATCATCTAAGTTAATCACAGAAACTGACATTATTTCTCTATCGATGGAATTTTCTATgttttaccaaaaaataaaaagattggtGTTTAAATAAGAATATTGATTTGGGGCATTTGGGTTGTAGCAGTCATAAGAGAAAAGGTCAAAGGGTTCTCAAAACTAGTAAGGTTTCAAGAATGCCGTGGAAAAggagtagaattatttttttgttgttgaaacAATAATCTTGGTAAAATCAATGGTTTTGGAGATTTTACAAGTTTTTCTTGTTTAACAATGGGAACAGCAACAACCAAGAAAGTGTCAAAATCAATTGATTAAGGAATGGGTGAAGATGACAGGATGGGTGGGGGGATGAAGACGACGGGATGGGTGGGGTGGGGTGCGAACGACGGGGGAGGGGTGTGAAGACGATAATTGTGTGTGTGTAGACGACGGGGGAGGGTGTGTGTGTGAAGACGATGACTGGGTGGGTTGGGgtgccttttttcttttttttttaattaaaaaattattattaaataataattaaatagaaaaatggacaaaatgccatataattattttttttgtcccGTGTTTTTTTCTAATTGGTTATTTTTGCCACATCAGCGCGTGTGTATTGCACACACTTTAATTTTTAGCTGATTGTCCAAAAAGGCCTAATTGGATCGAAATTTGGGTGGATTAGGAGCCTGGTAGGTACatgccttagttgaggggtctaagcgAATTTTCGAGACAACTTTAAGTGTCTACCGATGACTAATCTGAATATTCAACTTAATTTTAAAATGTCATATTAAGATTATTTGTGTTATCAATATATGAATGTATAAAACTTTTCTCTATTTAACAAttaatagatataagaaactaaattaatataatatcatattaagaatatttttaaataattacatgACATTTGATGGTTATGATGGCCAGAGATACTACTGGTTGTAAGTATCAATTAATGATAGTGTTAGTTACAGGTAGTAGCTAGTGGTAATAGTGGTTGACAGTAGTGTTTAATAATTGGTGTTCGATGCTGGTAGTTGGAGGTGGCGGGTGATAATTTGTATTAATAATAGTGATAACTAATGATGGTGATGAACTATCATGATTGTGTGTAGTGATTAATGGTGGTTGGTGTTGACAATTATAAATGGTGGCTACCGATAGTAACAACTGACGCAATTGATGCTAATAATTGGTGGAGTAGAGATGAACTGTCACTTTTGTAAGAAATAGACCTCTTAATAATATTAAGACTTTGATATAGATTTAATCATTTAGATCTATTACTCATTAAGTGGtggtaaaatttaaaaaacactTATTTTTATAACCAAAATGTTCCCGCGCCAAACAGATTGTCACCTAACAGAAATTCATTTCTCATTGACTGGTAGTTTCCCTGCTAGGACAAACGCTTCTTTCTTCATGAAAGCTTCAATCACAAACCACAGAGACCTATTCATCTCATGGAAACACCTTCGCAGATTCGTGATTTACACTCGCGTAACATTTCTCTCCTCGTGGAAATTGAGACTCTTCGTGCATCCAACCAAAGTCTCCAATCAGAATTGACACAAAAGGATGAACTCCTTCACCAAACTCAGCTGCAGAAGGACGATGCTCTCAAGAAATACGTTGATCTTTCGAAGGAAAGAGACACACTTCGTGTCGCGATTCAGAGACTTGAGGATGATTTCTACGAAGAAACAGAGAGAATTAGGACCGAGCTCGAGGTTTCTAGGAAGAAAGCTGAGGAACTAGTAGCTGAGAAAAGAGAACAATCAGAAGTTTGTTCGCGTAACTTGGAGATCATGCAATCAGCGAAGCATGGCTTAATGAGGTTAGTTGAGAATCTTGATTTGACTCCTAATAGATCGGGAGATTCTGAGTTAAAGAGCGAAAAGACAAAACtgttgaatgaaaaatctaccGTGTTTTCTTTGGTTGTGGAGCTGGTGAACTTGGTCGAGGAAAAATGGGGAGAGTATGAGGAGACGAGGAAAAAGGAGAAGAGAGAATTGGAGAAGAGTGTGATGAGTTTAACAGAGGAGAATCGAGATGCTAGTAGCTTGCTTAAAATTGCTTTGGTGGAAAAGGAAGCGGCGGAGAAGAGTTTGAACAGATTAAGAGGCAATACTGAACAGAAGAAAGCAGCCATTTTGCAGATTGCAGAGAGAGGGTTACAAAGAGTTGGATTTGGGTTCGGGTTTATGATGGGAAGTGCAACCACTGAAACATCTTCAGATAATGATGAATGTGAAAAAGAAGCTGTTACTCTGGTAACATTTTTGTCTCAGAGCATTTATACGCATACAAGGGGAGCCTTGacgtaactggtaaagttgctaccAGGAGATTACGGGTTCAAGGTgcggaaacaacctcttgcagaaatgcagggcAAGTTTGCGTACAACAGACCCTTGTGGTCCAGCTCCTCCCCGGATGCACTGGTCTGCCATTTAGCATTTACAAACACATGCACACACACTTATGTTTGTAAAATACTGTGCTAACTTTGAAGTTTGAACCGTTGGCTTATCTAAATTCTAGATTTGGCTTAGCATCTCTACATATTTGTCACCCAACGATAACCTATTCAAATATGAAGTCGTCAAATTTCAGAATCAATAGTCATACTAATATAAAGATGTAGATGTCAATCTAATCTAGAAGAGCTAACAGCATACACGTGCTTATTAAGAGTTCAGGACAAATTTCATCCCATTTATGCTCTGCTAACAACTTTATATGACAATTGAGAAATAATGACTATTAAGATCCACAGAGGTGTACTATTGCTACTGATCAATGACATTAAATTCATTCTCAACTAGCCAACTCTTTAGGCAATTTTAAGCCTCTCAACTCAACAACAATATTCTTGACCTTTGTGTAAATTGAGATTTATAGCAGAGAATGGTTTATCACCTTGAAGGTAGTCTTTTTAAAAACTTGATTGGAAATCACTTGGCATATTTCTGACTTGATATATTTAATTCCAGGCCTCAACTGTAGAAACAATAACAAAGAAGTTAAGAGTTGAAATCACACAGTTGCAGAAGTCGTTGGAGGAATCTAGGTATTGTGCTGGCAAAATACAGTTCTTATGTTTGTTGTCATCATGTCCACCTTCAAATTCGGTGTGAATTTCCTCAAGCTTTTTATTATACTCTGTATTGCTTGACTGCATCCAACATAATGTTGTTTTAGATCAAGTTTGTATAAGATATTACTCCTTTCAAATTTTACAATTAAAGCTTAGATGGTGGGAGCACGAAAACTGGAATAAGTAGTAATAACATTAACTACAGTTCAAAATTAAGCCTGGTGCTTGACCGCATTATATCAACTACAATCACATTTCATGAATGAGACTCAATCAATTGGCTATGGTAAAGTAAAGTACCCTTTCTGCTAATATATAGCATAGTACAACTTTGAAGCTTCTTGTACTTTATTAGTGAAAGATCACTTCTGGCAGACTGCAAGAACACAAATGAGATGAGATGACCCTCATTGATCACGAAAATGCACATGTCATCTGCTGCCTCCCTCCCTCCCTCCCTCCTTACCCTCTTTAGATGGGATCAAGCTTGATAAAATTgcttaatttttcatcaaaagtaTGTATGTCCGGCAGGTGTATACGTGTTACTCGATGCATATCAAGGAAGAAAACACTAAAGCAATTTAGTATCTTGTAACTTTAATAACCTACTCACTTAGGGGAGTATAATGGAGAGAGAAAACCTTAGAGAAGATTGGAGATAAATCATGAT encodes the following:
- the LOC107863261 gene encoding uncharacterized protein At3g49055, with translation METPSQIRDLHSRNISLLVEIETLRASNQSLQSELTQKDELLHQTQLQKDDALKKYVDLSKERDTLRVAIQRLEDDFYEETERIRTELEVSRKKAEELVAEKREQSEVCSRNLEIMQSAKHGLMRLVENLDLTPNRSGDSELKSEKTKLLNEKSTVFSLVVELVNLVEEKWGEYEETRKKEKRELEKSVMSLTEENRDASSLLKIALVEKEAAEKSLNRLRGNTEQKKAAILQIAERGLQRVGFGFGFMMGSATTETSSDNDECEKEAVTLASTVETITKKLRVEITQLQKSLEESRSDMESLQHLSDKQSQKLAENMIYIKELEDKKMMLTQKVEELMNENKEAEEEISRWRAACEMEVEAGKKAIKENKELANILKEELEKTRTALRTTNSMLKLKDELEEAAICAREAAERDLQLADSRATELRKQIVELTKQLEVAGKKEQINRRRVRHVCWPMRSLKFCDATNTTAARNVTRMLPEMQAFIRNT